The following are encoded in a window of Corythoichthys intestinalis isolate RoL2023-P3 chromosome 8, ASM3026506v1, whole genome shotgun sequence genomic DNA:
- the LOC130919894 gene encoding solute carrier family 22 member 7-like yields MKFDNILTEIGGVGKFQIKLILIQVLSRVTLPCHFLLNNFMAAVPFHYCNISALDNYSISSNLSLEQKMAVAIPTELDGTLSSCLMFSKPRHPHLLNSSEEPSIVQCQNGWVYDKQDFQSTLATEWDLVCSRKGMNKATATIFFIGVMCGAPLFGYLSDRFGRRRMLLVSYLSTMTFAVLSAFSTSYVMFGVMRFFTGMSLSGISIISIVLNLEWLGVEQRTLFGIIFSFDWTLGNCVLVGIAYMVNEWRLLILAVTSPLILSLVAWRWLPESGRWLMAKGKVNEAHYYINQCAKMNNRYTYMASITPMSLLESVETETNDKKYTFLDLFKTTNIRKIAICSGIVWFGVAFTYYGISLNISGFGLNLYLTQFIFASTELPMKIALYFLMEKIGRKVSQAGTLLSTGLFLFINMFVSKEKWIIRTIFGVLGKAVSEASFTVIFFYTIELYPTVIRQNGVGYTSFVARLAVSISPLIVLLEDMWPLLPSMTYCGMAVVSGLVALLLPETRNTKMPEFIEDIDKPREKITAAKTI; encoded by the exons ATGAAATTTGACAACATACTCACAGAAATTGGCGGGGTTGGAAAATTCCAAATTAAGTTAATCTTGATCCAGGTCCTTTCTCGAGTCACGCTACcttgtcacttcctgctgaataACTTCATGGCTGCGGTTCCCTTTCACTACTGCAACATCAGCGCACTGGATAACTACAGCATCTCCTCAAATTTAAGCTTGGAGCAGAAGATGGCTGTTGCTATTCCGACAGAGTTGGATGGGACTCTGAGCTCCTGTCTAATGTTTTCCAAGCCTCGACATCCGCATCTTTTGAACAGCAGTGAGGAGCCATCTATTGTTCAGTGTCAAAATGGATGGGTGTATGACAAACAAGATTTTCAATCAACGTTGGCAACAGAA TGGGATCTTGTGTGCAGCAGGAAAGGTATGAACAAGGCAACGGCCACCATCTTCTTCATTGGTGTCATGTGCGGAGCCCCTTTATTTGGATATCTTAGTGACCG GTTTGGCAGGCGGCGGATGCTGTTGGTGTCCTATTTGTCAACAATGACGTTTGCCGTGCTAAGTGCGTTCTCCACATCCTATGTAATGTTTGGAGTAATGCGTTTTTTTACCGGGATGTCCCTATCTGGAATAAGTATCATCTCCATTGTTCTAA ATTTAGAGTGGTTGGGTGTGGAACAGAGGACTCTCTTTGGTATCATCTTCAGTTTTGATTGGACACTCGGAAACTGCGTTTTGGTTGGAATTGCATACATGGTAAACGAGTGGAGGCTCCTCATTCTAGCTGTAACTTCACCCCTAATACTGTCCCTGGTTGCTTGGAG GTGGCTTCCAGAGTCTGGGAGGTGGCTCATGGCTAAAGGGAAGGTGAACGAGGCCCATTATTACATCAATCAATGTGCAAAAATGAACAACAGATACACGTACATGGCCTCCATCACGCCAATG TCATTACTGGAATCTGTTGAAACTGAAACCAATGACAAGAAGTACACTTTTCTTGATCttttcaaaacaacaaacataCGAAAAATTGCCATATGCTCTGGCATTGTATG gtTCGGTGTTGCATTTACCTACTATGGAATAAGTCTGAATATCAGTGGGTTTGGGTTAAACCTGTACCTCACTCAATTTATATTTGCATCAACGGAACTGCCAATGAAGATTGCCCTTTATTtcttaatggaaaaaattggGAGAAAAGTTTCTCAGGCAGGGACCTTGCTCTCGACTGGGCTCTTCCTATTCATCAACATGTTTGTCTCAAAAG AAAAGTGGATCATTCGTACAATTTTTGGAGTCCTAGGTAAAGCTGTGTCTGAAGCATCGTTTACAGTCATATTCTTCTACACAATTGAGTTATATCCTACAGTTATACG ACAGAATGGTGTAGGTTACACATCCTTTGTGGCACGGCTGGCCGTTTCTATATCTCCATTGATTGTTCTTCTTGAGGATATGTGGCCTCTCCTACCCTCTATGACTTACTGCGGAATGGCAGTTGTGTCTGGTTTAGTGGCATTACTCCTGCCTGAAACCCGAAATACAAAAATGCCTGAGTTCATTGAGGATATTGACAAACCAAG